The following proteins are encoded in a genomic region of Grus americana isolate bGruAme1 chromosome 5, bGruAme1.mat, whole genome shotgun sequence:
- the TYRO3 gene encoding tyrosine-protein kinase receptor TYRO3 isoform X5, translating to MELKRSMAIPRLLLLGLWAAALQDVAAVAGINQSTVFSCEAHNVKGLSSSRTATVQIKAMPLPPLNVTVNQVTSSNASVVWVPGFDGRAPLHSCTLQVAESPDGQEVSTEVTPVPPFAYGVQGLKHSTNYSVRVQCSNEMGSSPFTDRVYFQTLELAPSSTPQNIHVIQRDPGLILEWEGVAPDVLKENVLGYRLEWIQDNVTQGEMIVQDTKANLTTWNPLKDLIIRVCVLNSAGCGPWSDLFLLEAQEVMGGQRQPPYGTSWVPVALGILTALVTAVALALILLRKRRKETRFGHAFGSVVGRGDPAVHFRAARSFNREGPELIEATLESVGISDELKTKLKDVLIQEQQFTLGRMLGKGEFGSVREALLKLDDGSFQKVAVKMLKADIFTSTDIEEFLREAACMKEFDHPHVTKLIGVSLRSRPKGRLPIPMVILPFMKHGDLHAFLLMSRIGENPFNLPVQTLLKFMIDIASGMEYLSSKNFIHRDLAARNCMLDENMNVSVADFGLSKKIYSGDYYRQGCASKLPVKWLALESLADNLYTTHSDVWAFGVTMWEIVTRGQTPYAGIENAEIYNYLISGNRLKQPPECLEDVYDLMCRCWHPEPKLRPSFGVLRSQLEMIRGRMSTLSSSQDPLYVNIGKDKEASASDPGLHASFGNTDGEEIVAGAAAAVTSDYRYIMSPLCLGDDAEGERHPDGQEGEDKSLLYELETEGEKSC from the exons GTATTAATCAAAGCACAGTTTTCTCCTGCGAAGCTCACAACGTAAAGGGATTGTCTTCATCTCGGACAGCCACTGTTCAAATTAAAG cCATGCCTCTCCCGCCTCTCAATGTAACTGTAAACCAAGTCACCAGCAGCAATGCCAGCGTGGTCTGGGTGCCAGGATTTGATGGCCGTGCACCCCTCCATTCTTGCACTCTTCAG GTAGCCGAGTCACCAGATGGCCAGGAGGTCTCCACTGAAGTCACCCCAGTGCCGCCCTTTGCCTATGGTGTGCAAGGCCTGAAGCATTCCACCAACTACAGTGTTCGTGTGCAGTGCAGCAATGAGATGGGTAGCTCCCCTTTCACCGACAGGGTTTATTTCCAGACCCTGGAGCTTG CTCCAAGCAGCACCCCACAAAATATCCATGTTATCCAAAGAGATCCTGGTCTGATTTTGGAGTGGGAAGGTGTGGCTCCAGatgtgctgaaagaaaatgtcctGGGATACAGGCTGGAGTGGATTCAGGATAATGTAACTCAG GGGGAGATGATCGTACAGGATACAAAAGCTAATCTCACAACATGGAATCCTCTCAAAGACCTGATCATCAGGGTGTGCGTGCTGAATTCTGCAGGATGCGGGCCCTGGAGTGATCTCTTCCTGCTTGAAGCCCAAGAAGTCATGG GTGGCCAGAGACAACCGCCTTATGGGACATCCTGGGTTCCTGTGGCACTCGGCATTCTTACAGCTCTGGTCACGGCTGTTGCCCTGGCTCTCATTCTCCTtcgaaaaagaagaaaggaaactcGGTTTGG CCATGCCTTTGGCAGTGTGGTTGGCAGAGGGGATCCAGCGGTCCATTTCAGAGCTGCCAGGTCTTTCAACAGGGAGGGCCCAGAGCTCATTGAAGCAACAT tggagaGTGTAGGGATCAGTGATGAGCTGAAGACAAAACTCAAAGATGTCCTAATCCAGGAACAGCAGTTCACCTTGGGAAGAATGTTGGGCAAGG GGGAGTTTGGGTCAGTTCGAGAGGCACTACTGAAGCTAGATGATGGCTCTTTCCAGAAAGTGGCAGTGAAGATGCTGAAAG CTGACATCTTCACCTCGACTGACATTGAGGAGTTCCTGCGAGAGGCTGCATGTATGAAGGAGTTTGACCACCCGCATGTCACTAAACTGATTG GAGTCAGTCTACGGAGCCGTCCCAAGGGTCGTCTCCCTATTCCCATGGTGATCCTGCCCTTCATGAAGCATGGAGACCTTCATGCTTTTCTGCTGATGTCACGGATTGGGGAAAACCCCTTT aacTTGCCTGTTCAGACACTCCTCAAGTTCATGATTGACATTGCCAGTGGGATGGAGTACTTGAGCTCAAAAAATTTCATACACAGGGACCTCGCAGCTCGGAACTGCAT GTTGGATGAGAACATGAACGTGAGTGTCGCAGACTTCGGGCTTTCTAAGAAAATCTACAGTGGAGACTACTACCGTCAGGGCTGTGCTTCCAAGCTGCCAGTGAAGTGGCTTGCTCTGGAAAGTCTGGCAGATAATCTGTACACAACACACAGTGATGTG TGGGCATTTGGGGTGACCATGTGGGAGATTGTGACCCGAGGGCAAACCCCTTATGCTGGCATTGAGAATGCAGAAATCTACAACTACCTCATCAGCGGGAACAGGCTGAAGCAGCCGCCGGAGTGCCTGGAAGATGT CTATGATCTCATGTGCAGATGTTGGCATCCTGAGCCCAAGCTACGCCCCAGCTTCGGAGTGCTCCGGTCCCAGCTGGAAATGATTCGGGGGAGGATGTCCACACTTTCTTCCAGTCAAGATCCTCTCTATGTCAACATTGGGAAGGACAAAGAGGCATCTGCGAGTGACCCTGGTCTGCATGCCTCCTTTGGAAATACGGACGGTGAGGAGATCGTtgctggggcagctgctgctgtcacaAGTGACTATCGCTACATCATGAGCCCCTTGTGCCTTGGAGATGATGCCGAGGGTGAAAGACATCCAGATGGGCAGGAAGGGGAGGACAAAAGCCTTCTGTATGAGCTGgagacagaaggagagaaaagttGTTAG
- the TYRO3 gene encoding tyrosine-protein kinase receptor TYRO3 isoform X4, translating into MACAAVGPPEPVTIVWWMGDSRVGLPDISPSILNVSGINQSTVFSCEAHNVKGLSSSRTATVQIKAMPLPPLNVTVNQVTSSNASVVWVPGFDGRAPLHSCTLQVAESPDGQEVSTEVTPVPPFAYGVQGLKHSTNYSVRVQCSNEMGSSPFTDRVYFQTLELAPSSTPQNIHVIQRDPGLILEWEGVAPDVLKENVLGYRLEWIQDNVTQGEMIVQDTKANLTTWNPLKDLIIRVCVLNSAGCGPWSDLFLLEAQEVMGGQRQPPYGTSWVPVALGILTALVTAVALALILLRKRRKETRFGHAFGSVVGRGDPAVHFRAARSFNREGPELIEATLESVGISDELKTKLKDVLIQEQQFTLGRMLGKGEFGSVREALLKLDDGSFQKVAVKMLKADIFTSTDIEEFLREAACMKEFDHPHVTKLIGVSLRSRPKGRLPIPMVILPFMKHGDLHAFLLMSRIGENPFNLPVQTLLKFMIDIASGMEYLSSKNFIHRDLAARNCMLDENMNVSVADFGLSKKIYSGDYYRQGCASKLPVKWLALESLADNLYTTHSDVWAFGVTMWEIVTRGQTPYAGIENAEIYNYLISGNRLKQPPECLEDVYDLMCRCWHPEPKLRPSFGVLRSQLEMIRGRMSTLSSSQDPLYVNIGKDKEASASDPGLHASFGNTDGEEIVAGAAAAVTSDYRYIMSPLCLGDDAEGERHPDGQEGEDKSLLYELETEGEKSC; encoded by the exons ATGGCCTGTGCTGCTGTTGGTCCCCCTGAACCAGTGACAATTGTCTGGTGGATGGGAGACTCTAGAGTGGGGCTTCCAGACATCTCCCCCTCCATCTTAAATGTGTCAG GTATTAATCAAAGCACAGTTTTCTCCTGCGAAGCTCACAACGTAAAGGGATTGTCTTCATCTCGGACAGCCACTGTTCAAATTAAAG cCATGCCTCTCCCGCCTCTCAATGTAACTGTAAACCAAGTCACCAGCAGCAATGCCAGCGTGGTCTGGGTGCCAGGATTTGATGGCCGTGCACCCCTCCATTCTTGCACTCTTCAG GTAGCCGAGTCACCAGATGGCCAGGAGGTCTCCACTGAAGTCACCCCAGTGCCGCCCTTTGCCTATGGTGTGCAAGGCCTGAAGCATTCCACCAACTACAGTGTTCGTGTGCAGTGCAGCAATGAGATGGGTAGCTCCCCTTTCACCGACAGGGTTTATTTCCAGACCCTGGAGCTTG CTCCAAGCAGCACCCCACAAAATATCCATGTTATCCAAAGAGATCCTGGTCTGATTTTGGAGTGGGAAGGTGTGGCTCCAGatgtgctgaaagaaaatgtcctGGGATACAGGCTGGAGTGGATTCAGGATAATGTAACTCAG GGGGAGATGATCGTACAGGATACAAAAGCTAATCTCACAACATGGAATCCTCTCAAAGACCTGATCATCAGGGTGTGCGTGCTGAATTCTGCAGGATGCGGGCCCTGGAGTGATCTCTTCCTGCTTGAAGCCCAAGAAGTCATGG GTGGCCAGAGACAACCGCCTTATGGGACATCCTGGGTTCCTGTGGCACTCGGCATTCTTACAGCTCTGGTCACGGCTGTTGCCCTGGCTCTCATTCTCCTtcgaaaaagaagaaaggaaactcGGTTTGG CCATGCCTTTGGCAGTGTGGTTGGCAGAGGGGATCCAGCGGTCCATTTCAGAGCTGCCAGGTCTTTCAACAGGGAGGGCCCAGAGCTCATTGAAGCAACAT tggagaGTGTAGGGATCAGTGATGAGCTGAAGACAAAACTCAAAGATGTCCTAATCCAGGAACAGCAGTTCACCTTGGGAAGAATGTTGGGCAAGG GGGAGTTTGGGTCAGTTCGAGAGGCACTACTGAAGCTAGATGATGGCTCTTTCCAGAAAGTGGCAGTGAAGATGCTGAAAG CTGACATCTTCACCTCGACTGACATTGAGGAGTTCCTGCGAGAGGCTGCATGTATGAAGGAGTTTGACCACCCGCATGTCACTAAACTGATTG GAGTCAGTCTACGGAGCCGTCCCAAGGGTCGTCTCCCTATTCCCATGGTGATCCTGCCCTTCATGAAGCATGGAGACCTTCATGCTTTTCTGCTGATGTCACGGATTGGGGAAAACCCCTTT aacTTGCCTGTTCAGACACTCCTCAAGTTCATGATTGACATTGCCAGTGGGATGGAGTACTTGAGCTCAAAAAATTTCATACACAGGGACCTCGCAGCTCGGAACTGCAT GTTGGATGAGAACATGAACGTGAGTGTCGCAGACTTCGGGCTTTCTAAGAAAATCTACAGTGGAGACTACTACCGTCAGGGCTGTGCTTCCAAGCTGCCAGTGAAGTGGCTTGCTCTGGAAAGTCTGGCAGATAATCTGTACACAACACACAGTGATGTG TGGGCATTTGGGGTGACCATGTGGGAGATTGTGACCCGAGGGCAAACCCCTTATGCTGGCATTGAGAATGCAGAAATCTACAACTACCTCATCAGCGGGAACAGGCTGAAGCAGCCGCCGGAGTGCCTGGAAGATGT CTATGATCTCATGTGCAGATGTTGGCATCCTGAGCCCAAGCTACGCCCCAGCTTCGGAGTGCTCCGGTCCCAGCTGGAAATGATTCGGGGGAGGATGTCCACACTTTCTTCCAGTCAAGATCCTCTCTATGTCAACATTGGGAAGGACAAAGAGGCATCTGCGAGTGACCCTGGTCTGCATGCCTCCTTTGGAAATACGGACGGTGAGGAGATCGTtgctggggcagctgctgctgtcacaAGTGACTATCGCTACATCATGAGCCCCTTGTGCCTTGGAGATGATGCCGAGGGTGAAAGACATCCAGATGGGCAGGAAGGGGAGGACAAAAGCCTTCTGTATGAGCTGgagacagaaggagagaaaagttGTTAG
- the TYRO3 gene encoding tyrosine-protein kinase receptor TYRO3 isoform X3, whose product MELKRSMAIPRLLLLGLWAAALQDVAAVAGVPYFTVEPEDVSVSPNAPFHMACAAVGPPEPVTIVWWMGDSRVGLPDISPSILNVSGINQSTVFSCEAHNVKGLSSSRTATVQIKAMPLPPLNVTVNQVTSSNASVVWVPGFDGRAPLHSCTLQVAESPDGQEVSTEVTPVPPFAYGVQGLKHSTNYSVRVQCSNEMGSSPFTDRVYFQTLELAPSSTPQNIHVIQRDPGLILEWEGVAPDVLKENVLGYRLEWIQDNVTQGEMIVQDTKANLTTWNPLKDLIIRVCVLNSAGCGPWSDLFLLEAQEVMGGQRQPPYGTSWVPVALGILTALVTAVALALILLRKRRKETRFGHAFGSVVGRGDPAVHFRAARSFNREGPELIEATLESVGISDELKTKLKDVLIQEQQFTLGRMLGKGEFGSVREALLKLDDGSFQKVAVKMLKADIFTSTDIEEFLREAACMKEFDHPHVTKLIGVSLRSRPKGRLPIPMVILPFMKHGDLHAFLLMSRIGENPFNLPVQTLLKFMIDIASGMEYLSSKNFIHRDLAARNCMLDENMNVSVADFGLSKKIYSGDYYRQGCASKLPVKWLALESLADNLYTTHSDVWAFGVTMWEIVTRGQTPYAGIENAEIYNYLISGNRLKQPPECLEDVYDLMCRCWHPEPKLRPSFGVLRSQLEMIRGRMSTLSSSQDPLYVNIGKDKEASASDPGLHASFGNTDGEEIVAGAAAAVTSDYRYIMSPLCLGDDAEGERHPDGQEGEDKSLLYELETEGEKSC is encoded by the exons GTGTGCCCTACTTTACTGTGGAACCTGAGGATGTGTCCGTGTCCCCTAATGCCCCATTTCATATGGCCTGTGCTGCTGTTGGTCCCCCTGAACCAGTGACAATTGTCTGGTGGATGGGAGACTCTAGAGTGGGGCTTCCAGACATCTCCCCCTCCATCTTAAATGTGTCAG GTATTAATCAAAGCACAGTTTTCTCCTGCGAAGCTCACAACGTAAAGGGATTGTCTTCATCTCGGACAGCCACTGTTCAAATTAAAG cCATGCCTCTCCCGCCTCTCAATGTAACTGTAAACCAAGTCACCAGCAGCAATGCCAGCGTGGTCTGGGTGCCAGGATTTGATGGCCGTGCACCCCTCCATTCTTGCACTCTTCAG GTAGCCGAGTCACCAGATGGCCAGGAGGTCTCCACTGAAGTCACCCCAGTGCCGCCCTTTGCCTATGGTGTGCAAGGCCTGAAGCATTCCACCAACTACAGTGTTCGTGTGCAGTGCAGCAATGAGATGGGTAGCTCCCCTTTCACCGACAGGGTTTATTTCCAGACCCTGGAGCTTG CTCCAAGCAGCACCCCACAAAATATCCATGTTATCCAAAGAGATCCTGGTCTGATTTTGGAGTGGGAAGGTGTGGCTCCAGatgtgctgaaagaaaatgtcctGGGATACAGGCTGGAGTGGATTCAGGATAATGTAACTCAG GGGGAGATGATCGTACAGGATACAAAAGCTAATCTCACAACATGGAATCCTCTCAAAGACCTGATCATCAGGGTGTGCGTGCTGAATTCTGCAGGATGCGGGCCCTGGAGTGATCTCTTCCTGCTTGAAGCCCAAGAAGTCATGG GTGGCCAGAGACAACCGCCTTATGGGACATCCTGGGTTCCTGTGGCACTCGGCATTCTTACAGCTCTGGTCACGGCTGTTGCCCTGGCTCTCATTCTCCTtcgaaaaagaagaaaggaaactcGGTTTGG CCATGCCTTTGGCAGTGTGGTTGGCAGAGGGGATCCAGCGGTCCATTTCAGAGCTGCCAGGTCTTTCAACAGGGAGGGCCCAGAGCTCATTGAAGCAACAT tggagaGTGTAGGGATCAGTGATGAGCTGAAGACAAAACTCAAAGATGTCCTAATCCAGGAACAGCAGTTCACCTTGGGAAGAATGTTGGGCAAGG GGGAGTTTGGGTCAGTTCGAGAGGCACTACTGAAGCTAGATGATGGCTCTTTCCAGAAAGTGGCAGTGAAGATGCTGAAAG CTGACATCTTCACCTCGACTGACATTGAGGAGTTCCTGCGAGAGGCTGCATGTATGAAGGAGTTTGACCACCCGCATGTCACTAAACTGATTG GAGTCAGTCTACGGAGCCGTCCCAAGGGTCGTCTCCCTATTCCCATGGTGATCCTGCCCTTCATGAAGCATGGAGACCTTCATGCTTTTCTGCTGATGTCACGGATTGGGGAAAACCCCTTT aacTTGCCTGTTCAGACACTCCTCAAGTTCATGATTGACATTGCCAGTGGGATGGAGTACTTGAGCTCAAAAAATTTCATACACAGGGACCTCGCAGCTCGGAACTGCAT GTTGGATGAGAACATGAACGTGAGTGTCGCAGACTTCGGGCTTTCTAAGAAAATCTACAGTGGAGACTACTACCGTCAGGGCTGTGCTTCCAAGCTGCCAGTGAAGTGGCTTGCTCTGGAAAGTCTGGCAGATAATCTGTACACAACACACAGTGATGTG TGGGCATTTGGGGTGACCATGTGGGAGATTGTGACCCGAGGGCAAACCCCTTATGCTGGCATTGAGAATGCAGAAATCTACAACTACCTCATCAGCGGGAACAGGCTGAAGCAGCCGCCGGAGTGCCTGGAAGATGT CTATGATCTCATGTGCAGATGTTGGCATCCTGAGCCCAAGCTACGCCCCAGCTTCGGAGTGCTCCGGTCCCAGCTGGAAATGATTCGGGGGAGGATGTCCACACTTTCTTCCAGTCAAGATCCTCTCTATGTCAACATTGGGAAGGACAAAGAGGCATCTGCGAGTGACCCTGGTCTGCATGCCTCCTTTGGAAATACGGACGGTGAGGAGATCGTtgctggggcagctgctgctgtcacaAGTGACTATCGCTACATCATGAGCCCCTTGTGCCTTGGAGATGATGCCGAGGGTGAAAGACATCCAGATGGGCAGGAAGGGGAGGACAAAAGCCTTCTGTATGAGCTGgagacagaaggagagaaaagttGTTAG